From Streptomyces griseorubiginosus, one genomic window encodes:
- a CDS encoding MFS transporter yields the protein MSVPAEAVGQPKKAATAAWIGSALEYYDFFIYGSAAALIFPKVFFDESDPATATLLSLATFGVAYAARPVGALFMGHFGDRVGRKKIMVFTLILMGLSTFLIGCLPTRHQVGTLAPVLLVLCRVLQGISAAGEQASANSMSLEHAPPHRRGFFTSFTLSGTQGGQLLATLVFLPVAALPEDQLLSWGWRVPFWLSVAVAVVGFVIRRKLDETPAFEQQAASEGVVKLPLAVLLREHWADVLRVIGGAVIASVSTIFTVWALAYATSDAVGMSRSSMLWVGALANLVALAAIPLWATLSDRVGRRPVFLIGAVGSAVTMFLYLWAISTGNYPLTLLLGIVAFGVVYSAANGVWPAFYGEMFSTRVRLSGMAIGTQIGFAVAGFAVTFAARIAGPDGTDWSSVALFTAALCVPPVIAALTARETHKVATEDLGTRTTGEAARPETVTA from the coding sequence GTGTCCGTCCCCGCCGAAGCCGTCGGGCAACCGAAAAAGGCCGCCACCGCCGCCTGGATCGGCAGCGCCCTGGAGTACTACGACTTCTTCATCTACGGCAGCGCCGCCGCCCTGATCTTCCCGAAGGTGTTCTTCGACGAGTCCGATCCGGCCACCGCGACCCTGCTGTCGCTGGCCACGTTCGGTGTCGCCTACGCGGCCCGGCCGGTCGGCGCGCTCTTCATGGGGCACTTCGGCGACCGGGTCGGCCGTAAGAAGATCATGGTCTTCACGCTGATCCTGATGGGCCTGTCGACCTTCCTCATCGGATGTCTGCCGACCCGCCACCAGGTCGGCACCCTGGCCCCGGTCCTGCTGGTGCTGTGCCGGGTCCTCCAGGGCATCTCGGCGGCCGGCGAGCAGGCCAGCGCCAACTCCATGAGCCTGGAGCACGCGCCGCCGCACCGGCGGGGCTTCTTCACCAGCTTCACGCTCAGCGGCACCCAGGGCGGGCAGCTGCTCGCCACGCTGGTCTTCCTGCCGGTCGCCGCGCTGCCCGAGGACCAACTGCTGTCCTGGGGCTGGCGGGTGCCGTTCTGGCTGAGCGTCGCGGTCGCCGTGGTCGGCTTCGTGATCCGCCGCAAGCTGGACGAGACACCGGCCTTCGAGCAGCAGGCCGCCTCCGAGGGCGTCGTGAAGCTGCCGCTGGCGGTGCTGCTGCGGGAGCACTGGGCGGACGTACTGCGGGTGATCGGCGGCGCGGTCATCGCCTCGGTGTCGACGATCTTCACGGTGTGGGCGCTGGCGTACGCGACGAGCGACGCGGTCGGGATGAGCCGTTCCTCGATGCTGTGGGTGGGCGCGCTCGCCAACCTCGTCGCGCTCGCCGCGATCCCGCTGTGGGCCACCCTGTCGGACCGCGTCGGCCGGCGCCCGGTCTTCCTGATCGGCGCGGTGGGCAGCGCGGTGACGATGTTCCTGTACCTGTGGGCGATCTCCACGGGCAACTACCCGCTGACGCTGCTGCTCGGCATCGTCGCCTTCGGCGTCGTCTACAGCGCGGCGAACGGGGTGTGGCCGGCCTTCTACGGCGAGATGTTCTCCACCCGGGTCCGGCTGTCCGGCATGGCGATCGGCACGCAGATCGGCTTCGCCGTGGCCGGCTTCGCGGTGACCTTCGCGGCGCGGATCGCGGGGCCCGACGGTACGGACTGGTCGTCGGTCGCGCTGTTCACGGCGGCCCTGTGCGTCCCGCCGGTGATCGCCGCCCTGACCGCCCGCGAGACCCACAAGGTCGCCACGGAGGACCTCGGCACCCGCACCACCGGGGAGGCCGCCCGCCCGGAGACGGTGACGGCCTGA
- a CDS encoding VOC family protein, whose product MPVNGRSHIRIARPSRDLAAAERFWVEGLGLGVVWRAEGGPEPGEHDLLMLGWPDAGWHLELVHEQGSPVEPRPTEEDLLVVYVDGPVPDDLVARLEAHGGKRVPSPNPYWNEWGVTVEDPDGYRLVLCTRGWSNT is encoded by the coding sequence ATGCCCGTGAACGGCCGCAGCCACATCCGCATCGCCCGCCCTTCCCGGGACCTGGCCGCCGCCGAGCGGTTCTGGGTCGAGGGCCTCGGCCTCGGTGTCGTATGGCGTGCCGAGGGCGGCCCGGAACCCGGCGAGCACGATCTGCTGATGCTCGGCTGGCCGGACGCCGGCTGGCACCTGGAACTCGTCCATGAACAGGGCAGCCCCGTCGAACCCCGTCCCACCGAGGAGGACCTCCTGGTGGTCTACGTCGACGGCCCGGTCCCGGACGACCTGGTCGCCCGCCTGGAGGCGCACGGCGGCAAGCGGGTCCCCTCGCCGAACCCGTACTGGAACGAGTGGGGCGTCACGGTCGAGGACCCGGACGGGTACCGCCTGGTGCTGTGCACCCGGGGGTGGAGCAACACGTGA